The following proteins are co-located in the Gloeocapsa sp. PCC 7428 genome:
- a CDS encoding YidH family protein, giving the protein MNSQQPRNITNELAKQRNRAAAERTLIGWIQNCLTLIGFGIAFERIFNAVNQTFARNDTALNARIAQIIGLGAIALGIFLLILAIISYIKDVQSISQPDYLYRPIHTSTVFVITAIVLFGLIAIVAIFTSTVLLSVARAVLLPA; this is encoded by the coding sequence ATGAATTCTCAGCAGCCAAGAAATATTACCAACGAACTAGCGAAACAGCGCAATCGGGCTGCGGCTGAACGAACGTTGATCGGTTGGATTCAAAATTGTTTAACGCTGATTGGTTTTGGGATTGCGTTCGAGCGCATTTTCAACGCGGTAAATCAGACATTTGCTCGCAATGATACCGCACTGAATGCACGGATAGCTCAGATAATTGGCTTGGGTGCGATCGCGTTAGGAATATTTTTGTTGATTCTAGCAATTATTAGCTATATCAAAGATGTTCAGTCAATTTCACAACCTGACTATTTGTATCGACCGATTCATACTTCAACAGTGTTTGTCATTACAGCGATCGTATTATTTGGTTTGATCGCGATTGTAGCGATTTTTACTAGCACTGTGCTTCTTTCTGTCGCACGGGCGGTTTTATTACCAGCCTAA
- a CDS encoding YidH family protein, producing MNDPLPARKVPNIQAELAKERNRAAAERTLMAWIRTCLALISFGFGIDRIVSAIRSLQVAGDFNPVRFSRILGLAFVALGTYAMIVASIEHRQELARIQREEDYLYTPRRSLGLTVAIALVGIGAIAFIGILF from the coding sequence ATGAATGACCCGCTTCCGGCGCGCAAAGTACCGAATATTCAAGCTGAACTGGCTAAAGAACGCAACCGCGCTGCGGCTGAACGTACGCTCATGGCATGGATTCGGACTTGTCTGGCTTTGATTAGCTTTGGGTTTGGGATCGATCGCATCGTTAGTGCGATTCGCAGCTTGCAAGTTGCTGGAGACTTCAATCCTGTAAGGTTTTCACGAATTCTTGGTTTGGCTTTTGTTGCCTTAGGAACGTATGCGATGATTGTGGCATCCATCGAGCATCGACAAGAACTTGCACGCATCCAACGCGAGGAAGATTATCTTTATACGCCGCGTCGATCTTTAGGGTTAACTGTCGCGATCGCGCTTGTTGGTATCGGTGCGATCGCGTTTATCGGTATTTTGTTCTAA
- a CDS encoding SLC13 family permease, whose translation MSKAATKTTRLPGKATTSIWSQFEAKRSPLRKPIRPGKFSWVLDTVIPLSLTIVAGIAVLLPTHIEYPARLSLFAFALAVILWSTTSLNAAYVALAAMMLLILFGGISQEQLYEALASDVIWLMIGAFILGGAVQQTGLAARLTQLVVARAQSVGSMFWLMTTMLIPLSFFIPSTSGRAAVVIPVFRSIASAAGDRRITRGLALLMPTVILVSTIATLIGAGSHLIANDLLNQIAGVRLSFAQWVLYGLPFGVVASYLSCWVIMRLFLDEKRLSRRLQVPLAKRKPLSQKEWVTLIVVAIMVALWLTESWHGFEIATVTVIGALILTAPSVGVLKWQEGLKAVSWNLIIFVGAALILGRALIDTGAAQWIINQLFNLSGIVGAESRLLILVVLTLISLTSHIYMTSHTARAVALVPAVLYLASSLQLNPAAVLFISTVGMDYCLTFPVSSKALLMFQELEGETYKPTDLLRLSSVMLLIHFGLMVLFYYAYWRWIGLSL comes from the coding sequence ATGAGTAAAGCTGCTACAAAAACAACACGCCTTCCAGGAAAAGCAACTACCAGTATTTGGTCGCAGTTTGAAGCGAAGCGATCGCCGCTGCGAAAACCCATACGCCCAGGAAAATTTAGTTGGGTATTAGACACAGTAATTCCACTGAGTTTAACTATCGTTGCTGGTATTGCAGTCCTGTTACCAACTCATATAGAGTACCCAGCCCGCTTATCTTTATTTGCGTTCGCTCTAGCAGTTATTCTTTGGTCAACAACATCGCTGAACGCCGCATACGTTGCACTCGCCGCCATGATGCTACTGATTTTGTTTGGTGGCATTTCCCAAGAACAACTTTACGAAGCGCTGGCATCTGACGTTATTTGGCTGATGATCGGTGCTTTTATTTTAGGGGGAGCAGTGCAGCAAACAGGCTTAGCTGCCAGATTAACACAGCTTGTGGTAGCAAGAGCGCAAAGTGTGGGCAGTATGTTTTGGTTGATGACAACAATGCTCATTCCGCTATCCTTTTTTATTCCTTCCACCTCTGGCAGAGCAGCGGTTGTGATTCCAGTTTTTCGCAGTATTGCAAGTGCTGCTGGCGATCGCCGCATTACACGTGGTTTAGCCTTGCTCATGCCCACAGTGATTTTAGTTTCCACAATTGCAACGCTCATCGGCGCAGGTTCGCACCTGATTGCGAATGACTTACTCAACCAAATTGCTGGAGTACGCTTATCGTTTGCGCAATGGGTACTTTACGGTTTGCCGTTTGGAGTTGTCGCGAGTTATCTCTCGTGCTGGGTGATTATGCGGTTGTTTCTCGACGAGAAACGTCTCAGCCGCCGCTTGCAAGTGCCACTTGCCAAACGTAAACCTTTATCGCAGAAAGAATGGGTGACTTTAATTGTTGTTGCCATTATGGTCGCTCTATGGCTAACCGAAAGCTGGCACGGATTTGAAATTGCAACTGTCACCGTCATCGGTGCGTTGATCTTAACTGCTCCTAGTGTCGGGGTATTAAAATGGCAAGAAGGACTTAAAGCGGTTTCTTGGAACTTAATTATTTTTGTCGGTGCTGCCTTAATTCTAGGACGCGCCTTGATTGATACAGGTGCAGCCCAGTGGATTATCAATCAACTTTTTAACCTGAGTGGTATTGTAGGTGCAGAGTCACGGTTACTGATTCTAGTCGTACTCACCTTAATTTCGCTGACTTCGCATATTTATATGACATCGCATACCGCGAGGGCAGTTGCACTTGTACCTGCTGTATTGTATCTCGCAAGCAGCTTGCAACTCAATCCAGCGGCGGTGTTGTTTATCAGCACAGTGGGTATGGACTACTGTCTGACGTTTCCCGTGAGTTCTAAAGCGTTGTTGATGTTTCAAGAACTCGAAGGCGAAACCTACAAACCAACCGATTTACTGCGCTTGAGTTCAGTCATGCTGTTGATTCACTTTGGATTAATGGTGCTGTTCTACTACGCCTATTGGCGCTGGATTGGTTTAAGTCTGTAA
- a CDS encoding ATP-binding protein, protein MNLRQKLLTTFGGLALLTFVSSGVTLWTIAQWRVSSEQLQSHYQRSLLLQRVRASAFRAIKEVPDAITGNDPDARQEFETFLQPIEQDFQEWSALADTEAEQQQVQQVRQAYEVLVQNARRVFDLVDVGRISEALQLAEEPLEGDNFASFQTLTEQAVASDQQNRQIVNAQVQNTRQTAQIALAIAAFGAISLILLLAAYLASDLFAPLREVEHALDDVSRGDFQRRLEIERDDELGAISHAFNRMVEAVQQRQQVVGLAAVSTPDGDGVAVDWQNLPARVTLHRLVTQLRSRVTQLNQNGVHDGNGQVLTEQKQAVVDQLDLLLQSVSRITEFGFPLDLNLARTDIRALLYEVLQRFQAEFVEQAISIEVDIAPEVSYVVVDRLKLREALSELVRNAIAALPEKGGRIGLRTSISPDGTELEIEVADNGKGIKQSLIERSFSLAAQGKQSGVGLALTKSIIEQHGGEIAITGEPGQGTYVQIRLPLRE, encoded by the coding sequence ATGAACCTACGACAGAAACTGTTAACGACATTTGGCGGACTCGCGTTACTTACCTTCGTCTCATCTGGTGTAACACTATGGACGATCGCTCAGTGGCGAGTCAGTAGCGAACAGCTGCAAAGCCATTACCAACGCAGCTTACTTTTGCAGCGCGTACGAGCAAGTGCTTTTCGTGCAATTAAAGAAGTACCCGATGCGATTACAGGCAACGATCCTGATGCACGTCAAGAATTTGAAACATTCCTTCAACCAATCGAGCAAGATTTTCAAGAATGGTCGGCGTTAGCTGACACTGAAGCAGAACAGCAGCAAGTACAGCAAGTTCGTCAAGCCTACGAGGTGCTAGTCCAAAATGCGCGCAGAGTGTTTGATTTGGTAGACGTTGGGCGGATTTCTGAAGCGTTGCAGTTAGCAGAAGAACCCCTCGAAGGAGATAACTTCGCCTCGTTTCAGACATTGACAGAACAAGCCGTCGCCTCCGATCAACAAAATCGTCAGATCGTTAATGCGCAGGTGCAGAATACACGACAAACCGCACAAATCGCACTAGCGATCGCTGCTTTTGGGGCAATTTCGCTCATCCTCCTGCTTGCCGCCTATTTAGCTTCTGATTTGTTCGCACCTTTACGCGAAGTCGAACACGCCCTCGATGACGTATCGCGGGGTGATTTTCAGCGGCGCTTAGAAATCGAACGCGACGACGAACTGGGGGCAATTAGTCATGCTTTCAATCGCATGGTAGAAGCCGTGCAGCAGCGTCAACAAGTCGTCGGGTTGGCGGCGGTGAGTACTCCTGACGGTGATGGCGTCGCCGTCGATTGGCAAAATCTACCAGCCAGAGTAACGCTACATCGCTTGGTCACGCAGTTGCGATCGCGCGTGACACAACTTAACCAAAACGGTGTTCATGACGGAAACGGTCAAGTTCTCACCGAACAAAAGCAAGCTGTCGTCGATCAACTCGATCTTTTACTACAATCGGTTTCTCGAATTACCGAATTTGGTTTTCCTCTCGACCTTAATCTGGCACGCACCGATATCCGAGCATTACTTTACGAAGTGCTACAGCGCTTCCAAGCAGAGTTTGTCGAACAAGCCATTAGTATCGAAGTCGATATTGCCCCAGAAGTCAGCTATGTCGTCGTCGATCGCCTCAAGCTACGCGAGGCGCTGAGTGAGTTAGTGCGCAACGCGATCGCGGCATTGCCAGAAAAAGGCGGTCGCATCGGATTGCGTACCAGCATTAGTCCTGATGGCACCGAGTTAGAGATTGAAGTCGCAGACAACGGTAAGGGCATTAAGCAGTCATTGATTGAAAGATCGTTTTCCCTAGCCGCACAAGGAAAGCAGTCTGGCGTAGGGTTAGCCCTCACCAAGTCAATTATCGAGCAGCACGGCGGTGAAATCGCAATTACAGGTGAACCAGGTCAAGGTACGTACGTACAGATTCGATTACCGTTACGCGAATAG